One Skermanella sp. TT6 genomic window, TCAACCCGATGGTGGTCGAGGGCCAGGTCCATGGCGGCATCGTCCAGGGCATCGGCCAGGCCCTGCTGGAGAACTGCGTCTATGACCCGGACACCGGCCAGCTGCTGACCGGCTCCTACATGGATTACTGCATGCCGCGGGCGGACGACGTGCCGAGCTTCACCGTGCAGTACCACGAGGAGGCGCCCTGCACCCACAATCCCCTCGGCGTCAAGGGCTGCGGCGAGGCGGGAGCGATCGGCGGCAGCGCCACGGTCATGAACGCCGTGGTGGACGCGCTGGCGGATCTGGGCATCGGGCATATCGACATGCCGGCGACGCCGGAGCGGGTCTGGCGCGCCATCCAGGGCGCTTCCGTTCCGCTGGCGGCCGAATAAGCGATCGGGGAGGAAAAGAGCCATGTACGCATTCGAGTATCACCGCCCGACGACGCTGGCGGACGCCGCCCGGCTCGCTTCCGGCAACGAGGACGCCAAGATCCTGGCCGGCGGCCAGACGCTGATCCCGACGCTGAAGCAGCGGCTGGCCCAGCCGAGCGACGTGGTCGACCTGGGCGCCGTGGCCGAGCTGCGCGGCATCCGGGAGGAGGGCGACACCCTGGTGATCGGGGCCACCACGCCGCACGCCGAGGTCGCTGCCAGCGCCGTGGTCCAGCGCCTGATCCCGGCCCTGGCCAAGCTGGCGGAGGGGATCGGCGACGCCCAGGTACGCAACCGCGGCACCCTGGGCGGGTCGATCTGCAACAACGACCCGTCGGCCGACTATCCCGCGGCCCTGGTCGGGCTGGGCGCCACGGTCCGCACCACGACGCGGACCCTCGCGGCGGAGGACTTCTTCACCGGCATGTTCGAGACCGCGCTGGAGCCGAACGAGATCGTGACGGCGGTGGCCTTCCCGAAGCCGGGCAAGGCGGCCTACGTCAAGTTCCCCAACCCGGCCAGCCGCTACGCCACGGTCGGCGTGTTCGTCGCCGAGACCGGCGGCAGCGTCCGGGTGGCGGTGACCGGCGCCGCCCCGTCGGTGTATCGCTGGACCGAGGCCGAGCAGGCCCTGGCCGGCGGCCTGGACCCGGCGGCGCTGGACGCTTTGACAGTGGATGCCGACGGCCTCAACGCCGACATCCATGCCAGCGCCGAGTACCGGGCCAGCCTGGTCAAGGTCATGGCCAAGAGGGCGGTCGCCGCCTGCGGCTGATTGGCCGCTCGGATTTATGGATCATTCGTGTAGATTGCCGGCACTCTCCAGAGTGCCGGCCAAAGCTGGTCATAATCCACGAGGAATCACGGAATGAAGAAGCAAGTGTTGTTCGGCCTGGCGGCCGGCCTCGCCCTGATGGCGGGTGTGTCCGCCGCGTCGGCCCAGAGTGCTGCCGACGGCGAGAAGGTCTTCCGGGCCTGCAAGGCCTGCCACAGCCTCGAGGCGGGCAAGAAGGGCGTCGGCCCGTCCCTGCACGGCCTGATCGGCCGCCAGTCGGGCACCGTGGAGGGCTTCGCCTACTCCCCGGCGATGAAGAACGCCAATCTCACCTGGAACGACGAGAACCTCGCCAAGTACCTGGCCGATCCCAAGGGCTTCATCGCCGGCAACAAGATGGCCTTCGCCGGGATCAAGAAGGAAGACGACCTGAAGAACCTGATCGCCTACCTGAACGAAGCCGCCAAGTAAGGCTTCGCCGCGAGCCGGGCGCCTTTCCACCTGCGGGGGAGAGGCGCCCGGAGCCGTTTCCAGGCTCGGCCCAATTTTGTCACGGCGCCGCGCCGCACGCCTTAAGATTGATTTTAACCATAACTGGCAAGGTGTCGCCGTTCTCCCCGCCCCGCTTTTTCCGCGAGATCGGCATCATGGCACCCGACACC contains:
- a CDS encoding FAD binding domain-containing protein, producing MYAFEYHRPTTLADAARLASGNEDAKILAGGQTLIPTLKQRLAQPSDVVDLGAVAELRGIREEGDTLVIGATTPHAEVAASAVVQRLIPALAKLAEGIGDAQVRNRGTLGGSICNNDPSADYPAALVGLGATVRTTTRTLAAEDFFTGMFETALEPNEIVTAVAFPKPGKAAYVKFPNPASRYATVGVFVAETGGSVRVAVTGAAPSVYRWTEAEQALAGGLDPAALDALTVDADGLNADIHASAEYRASLVKVMAKRAVAACG
- a CDS encoding c-type cytochrome; this encodes MKKQVLFGLAAGLALMAGVSAASAQSAADGEKVFRACKACHSLEAGKKGVGPSLHGLIGRQSGTVEGFAYSPAMKNANLTWNDENLAKYLADPKGFIAGNKMAFAGIKKEDDLKNLIAYLNEAAK